In Maridesulfovibrio frigidus DSM 17176, a genomic segment contains:
- a CDS encoding caspase family protein, giving the protein MKKVFYSCVLAGFTFIFLARNTVAAGDMCPVAKEFSVKAVAGFEQNPKKSLAGLLQAHKWCPSDDKITFNLGQAYYKYKRPDNAYEVWSALYQKTPKNKKLAQSLGWLAFKLGKTDEALSWAKKSGRTKSSVALTLEVLFRKGDYEKAHTYASSESAILGSASVEKAAGFMVEKKWQLFRSGDKESATKSIVAMSSRYPSSKLITEAKDKMIMAMWDDSADIPLPTPLPDSTFVAVATGGRVSQASEELALSKHAKTAPATDQAYAVLVGVRKYQTINGPRYADNDAKQMQRMLTRMGGFKNDFAHVKLLLNREATLGNILNNIDWLERKARLNPNAKVVFYFSGHGSPVLGTDKTTIKDGLLIPYEANLDGLSDRTAISLAGLDKRFSKIQNNNMVTIIDACFSGSGKSASGMKLIKPRVKKNLISGDKQFITASAADRPAEEYAPGRQGAFSYFFLKGLMGPGDTNQDGWVDTVEAFTYAKSKLSALDLGQNPKITTNKPLKLSKIN; this is encoded by the coding sequence ATGAAGAAGGTCTTTTATTCGTGTGTACTGGCTGGATTTACATTTATTTTTTTGGCAAGAAATACTGTTGCAGCAGGAGATATGTGTCCAGTTGCTAAGGAATTTTCTGTTAAGGCTGTAGCCGGTTTTGAACAAAATCCTAAAAAGTCACTTGCTGGGCTGCTTCAAGCTCATAAATGGTGTCCTTCTGATGATAAAATTACTTTTAATTTAGGACAAGCGTACTATAAGTATAAACGTCCTGACAATGCTTACGAGGTATGGTCAGCACTTTACCAAAAAACTCCCAAGAATAAAAAACTTGCCCAGAGCCTAGGGTGGCTCGCGTTTAAACTTGGCAAAACAGATGAAGCCCTTTCATGGGCTAAAAAGAGTGGAAGGACTAAAAGTTCTGTCGCACTAACTTTAGAAGTGCTGTTTCGCAAAGGGGATTATGAAAAAGCCCATACTTACGCTTCATCTGAATCTGCTATTCTCGGTTCTGCTAGTGTTGAAAAAGCTGCTGGGTTTATGGTGGAAAAAAAGTGGCAATTGTTCAGGAGCGGCGATAAGGAAAGTGCAACTAAATCTATCGTAGCCATGAGCAGCCGTTACCCTAGTTCCAAATTAATTACCGAAGCTAAAGATAAAATGATCATGGCTATGTGGGACGATTCTGCTGATATTCCGCTCCCCACACCTTTGCCAGACAGTACTTTTGTTGCTGTTGCAACTGGCGGTAGAGTCTCTCAAGCCAGCGAAGAACTAGCTCTAAGTAAACATGCGAAGACTGCTCCTGCTACGGATCAGGCGTATGCTGTACTTGTTGGTGTTCGTAAATACCAGACTATTAACGGTCCCCGCTATGCTGATAATGATGCCAAGCAGATGCAGCGCATGCTTACACGTATGGGGGGATTTAAAAATGATTTTGCGCACGTAAAACTTCTTCTAAACCGAGAAGCAACGCTTGGAAATATTTTAAATAATATCGATTGGCTTGAGCGCAAAGCCCGCTTGAATCCGAATGCCAAAGTTGTCTTTTATTTTTCGGGACATGGCTCTCCTGTGCTTGGTACAGATAAGACTACAATAAAAGACGGATTGCTGATTCCATATGAGGCGAACCTTGATGGACTTAGTGATCGCACCGCTATTTCTCTTGCAGGTCTTGATAAACGTTTCTCCAAAATTCAAAACAACAATATGGTGACAATTATCGATGCTTGTTTTTCCGGTTCTGGAAAAAGTGCATCGGGAATGAAACTGATTAAGCCTAGAGTTAAAAAGAACCTGATTTCTGGTGACAAGCAGTTTATAACCGCCTCTGCTGCGGACCGTCCTGCTGAAGAATATGCTCCTGGCAGGCAAGGGGCTTTCAGCTATTTTTTCCTAAAGGGACTTATGGGGCCGGGTGATACCAATCAGGATGGCTGGGTTGATACTGTGGAAGCTTTCACATATGCGAAGTCTAAATTATCCGCGCTGGATCTTGGACAAAATCCTAAAATTACTACCAACAAACCTCTTAAGCTCAGCAAAATAAATTAA
- a CDS encoding ATP-binding protein: MRWPRSIGIRCKLIAVFVLIKVLPLIVLAWVAWNGITILGHSVEDKVVQLSTESQGTITNISDMAVESSIRALDLKSRETIERLTTDTAIDVAEFLYARDNDILLASSLPPTEDSYKTFLTPLAGYITEPPVWVLNEAGDSWVPEDSVLPAETVIASRNSDNAKDFHSRLPDNSATRVKLPLFLEMTYVDVNGMELVKVTSSDILPNEKKNVSDTANTYCKAENYFSELKKLAPGEIYVSEVIGAYQKSPIIGAFTKARAMEKGIAFDPENAGYAGKENPVGKRYQGVVRWATPVVRDGRITGYVTLALDHTHIMEFTDYIIPTAERYTTISDASSGNYAFMWDYKDRNISHPRDYFITGYDPETGQPAIPWLSKGMFDDYEQSGLTISEWEETAPVLKDQSLKKKPSIELMDAGLVGLDCRYLNFAPQCDGWNNLTKNGGSGSFVILWSGIWKLTTAAAIPYHTGIYSGPRGFGFITVGANVNEFHKAATETGEKIAGVAAEFQATLKKQNDDTQQHLKLSQSKTSKEIMVSTLFMVVIVIFIAVFMASTLTNKITDMIKGIRKFKDGHLDSRLKEESSDEIGQLAHTFNEMTDDIQELIINLRQAEENYRGFFENATEGIFRTTVAGRLINVNPAFASLVGFGTPQELLDSVQDIGAHLYSDPERRKELLRKLEQDGSVRDFEYEVTLPSGESRFLTTYCQLVTGEDGEVYLEGMATDISERKLKEQAEIEKEAALSANESKSRFLATMSHEIRTPLNFIMGMPDILSETDLTGEQNKIVNMFKSAGEGLLRLINEILDFSKIEAGQIIIDETEFNLVELLDSVACIMSVKARTEGLIFECLVHKNTPRWVKGDELRVRQILMNLVGNAIKFTNEGLVKVEVSASFRDEQNVQVSFSVSDTGIGIGKEKIATVFESFTQADSSTTRQYGGTGLGLTISKRLLELMGGHIEVTSSLGDGTMFSFTLPFEVCHPVPEDEESVPAEVCITIDSGFKKVLIVEDSESNQMLIEHFLKDSGHTLLIADNGLDGLNMYKEEGDIDIILMDMQMPVMDGIDATMAVRAYEKEQNIPAVHIVALTANAFEDDKMRCFESGCDHFVAKPVRKKELLAAIGFGSEK; the protein is encoded by the coding sequence ATGCGCTGGCCTCGTTCAATTGGAATCCGCTGTAAGTTAATAGCTGTTTTCGTGCTCATCAAAGTTTTGCCTTTGATAGTTTTGGCTTGGGTCGCGTGGAATGGTATCACCATTTTAGGTCATAGCGTTGAAGACAAAGTTGTTCAATTATCTACTGAATCCCAAGGCACTATAACGAATATCAGTGATATGGCTGTGGAGAGCTCCATTCGGGCTTTGGATCTCAAGTCCAGAGAAACGATAGAACGATTAACTACAGACACTGCCATAGATGTTGCTGAATTTTTGTATGCTAGAGATAACGATATCCTTCTTGCCTCAAGCCTGCCCCCCACTGAAGATAGCTATAAAACATTTCTTACTCCACTAGCCGGATATATAACGGAGCCTCCTGTTTGGGTTCTTAACGAAGCTGGCGACTCCTGGGTTCCAGAAGACTCTGTTTTGCCTGCCGAGACGGTAATTGCGTCCCGCAATTCTGATAATGCAAAGGATTTTCATTCACGTCTGCCGGATAATTCAGCAACGCGCGTAAAACTCCCCTTGTTTCTTGAAATGACCTATGTTGACGTAAATGGAATGGAGCTGGTTAAGGTTACCTCCTCGGACATTTTACCGAATGAGAAAAAGAATGTTTCGGATACGGCCAATACATATTGCAAGGCGGAAAATTATTTTTCAGAACTTAAGAAGCTGGCTCCCGGAGAAATTTATGTTTCCGAGGTAATTGGAGCGTATCAGAAAAGCCCTATCATCGGAGCTTTCACTAAAGCCCGGGCGATGGAAAAAGGTATTGCCTTTGATCCTGAAAACGCGGGCTATGCGGGTAAGGAAAACCCTGTGGGCAAACGCTATCAGGGGGTTGTCCGGTGGGCGACTCCGGTAGTTAGGGACGGGCGTATAACTGGGTACGTAACTTTGGCTTTAGATCATACTCATATAATGGAGTTCACGGATTATATTATTCCTACTGCTGAGCGCTACACTACAATTTCTGATGCGTCCTCTGGAAACTACGCTTTTATGTGGGATTACAAGGATCGTAACATCTCCCACCCTCGTGACTATTTCATTACTGGATATGATCCGGAGACAGGGCAGCCCGCTATTCCTTGGCTTTCAAAAGGGATGTTTGATGATTATGAACAAAGTGGTCTGACCATTTCGGAGTGGGAAGAGACAGCGCCGGTGCTTAAAGATCAGTCACTTAAGAAAAAGCCTTCCATTGAGTTGATGGATGCTGGGCTTGTGGGGCTGGATTGCCGTTATCTTAATTTTGCCCCTCAGTGCGATGGCTGGAATAATCTTACTAAAAATGGTGGATCGGGTTCTTTTGTCATTCTGTGGAGTGGGATATGGAAGTTAACTACGGCGGCAGCCATTCCTTACCACACGGGTATTTATTCAGGGCCGCGCGGGTTCGGGTTCATTACTGTCGGAGCTAATGTTAATGAGTTCCATAAGGCTGCAACAGAAACCGGTGAAAAAATAGCTGGTGTCGCTGCCGAGTTCCAAGCCACGCTAAAAAAACAAAACGACGACACTCAGCAGCACTTAAAATTATCACAGTCTAAGACCTCGAAAGAGATAATGGTATCCACTCTGTTTATGGTGGTAATAGTCATCTTCATCGCAGTATTCATGGCCTCGACTCTCACCAATAAAATCACTGATATGATCAAGGGGATACGCAAGTTTAAGGATGGGCACCTAGATAGCCGCCTTAAAGAGGAATCTAGCGATGAGATTGGGCAATTGGCCCATACTTTCAACGAAATGACAGACGATATTCAAGAATTAATTATAAATTTACGACAGGCTGAAGAGAATTATCGTGGTTTTTTCGAGAACGCGACCGAAGGTATTTTCCGTACAACTGTTGCTGGAAGACTAATAAATGTTAATCCGGCATTTGCTAGTTTAGTGGGATTTGGTACACCTCAGGAACTGCTAGATAGTGTGCAGGATATTGGTGCCCATCTATATTCCGATCCCGAGAGAAGGAAGGAGCTTCTTCGGAAGCTTGAGCAAGACGGATCCGTACGGGACTTTGAATATGAAGTGACATTACCGTCCGGAGAATCCCGTTTTTTGACGACTTATTGCCAACTGGTAACCGGAGAAGACGGCGAGGTCTATCTGGAGGGTATGGCAACTGATATTTCTGAACGCAAGCTCAAGGAGCAGGCAGAAATTGAGAAGGAAGCCGCTCTTTCTGCTAACGAGTCTAAGTCCAGGTTCCTTGCCACCATGAGCCATGAAATACGTACCCCTCTGAACTTTATCATGGGCATGCCTGATATACTGTCTGAAACTGATCTGACTGGTGAACAGAATAAAATTGTGAATATGTTCAAATCAGCTGGAGAAGGCTTGTTGCGGCTGATCAATGAAATTTTAGATTTTTCTAAGATTGAAGCTGGACAGATTATCATCGATGAAACCGAATTTAATCTGGTCGAACTACTGGACAGCGTAGCCTGCATCATGAGTGTTAAAGCCAGAACTGAAGGCCTTATATTTGAGTGTTTAGTTCACAAGAATACTCCTCGTTGGGTTAAAGGGGATGAGCTAAGGGTCAGGCAGATATTAATGAATTTGGTTGGTAATGCCATAAAATTCACTAATGAAGGCCTCGTAAAAGTGGAAGTCAGTGCTAGTTTCCGTGATGAACAAAATGTCCAAGTATCTTTCAGTGTCAGTGATACAGGTATCGGTATTGGGAAGGAAAAAATAGCAACGGTCTTTGAAAGCTTCACTCAGGCCGATTCCTCAACGACCCGTCAGTACGGAGGTACCGGTCTTGGTTTGACCATATCGAAACGATTACTTGAGCTTATGGGCGGACACATTGAGGTGACAAGTAGTTTGGGCGACGGTACGATGTTTTCGTTTACTCTTCCCTTTGAGGTTTGCCATCCCGTTCCTGAGGACGAAGAATCTGTTCCGGCTGAAGTTTGCATTACCATAGATTCTGGTTTCAAGAAGGTACTCATCGTTGAAGATTCAGAAAGTAACCAAATGCTCATTGAGCATTTTCTGAAAGATAGTGGGCACACTTTGTTGATCGCCGATAATGGTCTGGATGGATTGAACATGTACAAAGAAGAAGGCGATATAGACATAATACTTATGGATATGCAGATGCCTGTCATGGATGGTATTGATGCCACTATGGCTGTACGTGCTTATGAAAAGGAACAGAATATTCCCGCTGTTCATATTGTGGCTCTCACAGCTAACGCTTTTGAAGACGATAAAATGAGATGTTTTGAATCTGGATGTGACCACTTTGTGGCAAAACCAGTTCGTAAAAAGGAGCTGCTCGCAGCCATCGGTTTCGGGAGCGAAAAATAA
- a CDS encoding anaerobic sulfatase maturase has protein sequence MHFQVMAKPTGASCNLGCKYCFYTEKHSLYGGHDSHRMSLEVLEEYVRQYIESQEGPEVQFAWQGGEPTLMEIEFFRSAINLQRKYCAGKNITNSIQTNGTLLTDEWCAFLKENNFLVGISIDGPRELHDRYRVTVGGRPTFDSVMNGVENLKKYGIEFNTLTVINRLNSRHPLEVYRFLKSIGDGHMQFIPAVERMPGQSSKDLGLNLAIPPSSVDSPENLKLTSWSVLPDQFASFYISIFNEWVHNDVGEFFIQFFDVTLGNWLGAGSGLCHFSPKCGQAGALEHNGDIYSCDHYVYPQHKLGNILEAPLAELMESEVQVRFGDDKLMALAECCTKCEVRFVCHGDCPKHRFNPSSDGTAAVSYLCTAYKQIFTYMAPYMDIMAQLVRAGRPVPEIKQILLQQEKGRSIVKPSRNSACPCGSGKKYKRCCGI, from the coding sequence GTGCATTTTCAAGTAATGGCTAAGCCCACGGGTGCGTCATGCAATCTTGGTTGCAAATACTGTTTCTACACCGAAAAGCACAGCTTATATGGTGGTCACGATTCACACAGAATGTCCTTGGAAGTTCTTGAGGAGTACGTTCGGCAGTATATAGAATCGCAGGAAGGGCCGGAAGTTCAATTTGCGTGGCAGGGCGGTGAACCTACGCTGATGGAAATTGAATTCTTTCGGTCTGCGATCAATTTGCAGCGAAAATATTGTGCTGGCAAAAACATAACCAATTCCATTCAGACCAACGGTACATTGCTAACGGATGAGTGGTGCGCTTTTCTTAAAGAGAATAACTTTCTTGTCGGCATAAGTATTGATGGACCAAGAGAATTGCATGATCGGTATCGGGTTACAGTAGGTGGCCGGCCGACATTTGACTCTGTAATGAATGGGGTGGAAAATCTCAAGAAATATGGAATTGAGTTTAATACACTAACCGTTATCAATAGATTAAATTCTCGTCACCCTCTTGAGGTTTATCGATTCCTTAAGAGCATCGGCGATGGCCATATGCAGTTCATCCCTGCCGTTGAGCGTATGCCTGGGCAGAGTTCAAAAGATCTTGGGCTTAATTTGGCCATTCCTCCTTCCTCTGTCGATTCCCCGGAGAATTTGAAGCTTACTTCGTGGAGCGTTTTGCCAGACCAATTCGCATCGTTTTATATCAGCATATTTAATGAGTGGGTCCATAACGATGTCGGAGAATTTTTTATTCAGTTCTTTGACGTTACGCTAGGTAATTGGCTTGGCGCAGGTTCAGGACTTTGTCATTTTTCGCCAAAGTGTGGGCAAGCCGGAGCATTAGAACATAACGGTGATATCTATTCTTGTGATCATTATGTTTACCCCCAACATAAGTTAGGCAATATTTTAGAAGCTCCTTTGGCAGAGCTTATGGAGTCTGAGGTTCAAGTCCGGTTTGGGGACGATAAACTGATGGCTCTTGCCGAATGTTGCACCAAGTGTGAAGTGCGGTTTGTCTGCCATGGAGATTGCCCTAAGCATAGGTTTAATCCGTCTTCAGATGGAACCGCAGCGGTGAGCTATCTTTGCACTGCATACAAGCAAATATTCACCTATATGGCTCCTTATATGGATATCATGGCGCAGCTTGTTCGCGCTGGCCGGCCGGTACCAGAAATTAAGCAGATATTACTTCAGCAGGAAAAGGGGCGCAGTATTGTCAAGCCAAGCCGCAATTCTGCTTGCCCGTGTGGAAGCGGCAAGAAGTATAAGAGGTGCTGCGGTATATAG
- a CDS encoding sulfatase-like hydrolase/transferase has translation MSFSDKKENQSEPSLSRRNFLQTAGMASIALGAMAMAPSESAAKSSPIRKNKPAGKMKAKPYNVLLILTDQERYMPDLIGKGHWPARDKLTKMGTTFENHQVCSMVCTPSRSVIFTGQHIQHTKMFDNTDFPWISDMSYDIPTVGHMMRDAGYYTAYQGKWHLNRELHEPVDTEKGYKLIGHDIMDKYGFSDFTGIGDEIGMTRGGYDYDQFVTATAQTWLRTKGKKLSAEDAPWFLTVGLVNPHDVMFYDTDGPGEDVQSSTKLSCDIEPAPDDRVYKKEWNVPLSPSRKQPWDEPGRPNAHYEYQKSQTYLTGHFPNEDKRWKKLQDYYLNCISDNDRSVDILLTELENLGMLDDTIVIFTSDHGELCGGHGMSGKGATAYQEQDNVPFIVYHPDIKGGKKCKSITSHLDLIPTILGMTGSDKKLEKKITDPLKGNDFSPLLEQPEKASMNAVRNGTLYCYNMWAFMDADWMGKVAAELAAGTKLTFENMPRPDTKKRSAIRSVFDGQYKFSRYFNPQEHNTPKTIAEIYEVNDVELYDLKSDPHELKNLAYDSENSELLLTMNKKMNELIAHEVGADDGSFLPNIEGVNWTFDRFVL, from the coding sequence ATGTCGTTTTCAGATAAAAAAGAGAATCAATCCGAACCATCCTTAAGTCGTCGCAATTTTCTTCAGACAGCGGGGATGGCATCGATAGCACTTGGAGCAATGGCAATGGCCCCTAGCGAAAGTGCTGCGAAAAGTTCGCCTATCAGAAAAAATAAACCAGCAGGAAAGATGAAAGCCAAGCCTTATAATGTTCTCTTGATCCTGACTGATCAGGAAAGGTATATGCCTGATTTGATTGGCAAAGGGCACTGGCCTGCAAGGGATAAACTTACCAAGATGGGAACAACCTTTGAGAATCACCAAGTTTGTTCAATGGTTTGTACTCCATCGCGTTCTGTAATTTTCACAGGCCAGCATATTCAGCACACCAAAATGTTTGATAATACTGACTTTCCATGGATATCGGATATGTCATACGACATTCCTACTGTGGGCCATATGATGCGCGATGCTGGATACTATACTGCGTACCAAGGCAAATGGCATCTTAATCGCGAATTACACGAGCCGGTTGATACTGAAAAAGGTTATAAGCTTATCGGCCATGATATCATGGATAAATACGGCTTTTCGGATTTCACCGGTATAGGCGATGAAATAGGCATGACCCGAGGTGGATATGACTATGATCAGTTTGTAACGGCTACGGCGCAAACGTGGTTGCGGACCAAGGGAAAAAAACTAAGCGCAGAAGATGCTCCGTGGTTCCTGACAGTGGGGCTCGTTAACCCGCATGATGTTATGTTTTACGATACTGATGGACCCGGTGAGGATGTTCAGAGCAGCACTAAATTATCGTGTGACATTGAACCTGCCCCTGACGACAGAGTATACAAGAAGGAATGGAATGTTCCCCTGTCGCCGAGTCGCAAACAACCGTGGGATGAGCCGGGGCGGCCCAATGCTCACTATGAATATCAGAAGTCTCAGACGTACCTCACCGGACATTTTCCCAATGAGGACAAGCGTTGGAAGAAGCTGCAGGACTATTATCTAAACTGTATCAGCGACAACGACCGTTCGGTGGATATTCTGCTAACGGAACTTGAGAATCTTGGAATGCTGGATGACACGATAGTCATATTTACGTCTGATCATGGAGAACTTTGCGGTGGACATGGTATGTCCGGCAAGGGTGCGACGGCCTATCAGGAACAGGATAATGTTCCGTTTATTGTTTACCACCCAGATATTAAAGGCGGCAAAAAGTGTAAGTCCATTACGTCTCACCTCGACTTAATACCGACAATTTTAGGCATGACTGGCAGTGATAAAAAGTTGGAAAAGAAAATTACGGATCCGCTCAAAGGGAATGACTTTTCGCCTTTGCTGGAGCAACCCGAGAAAGCGAGTATGAACGCTGTCCGCAATGGCACATTGTATTGCTACAACATGTGGGCGTTTATGGATGCAGATTGGATGGGGAAGGTCGCTGCGGAATTAGCTGCCGGAACTAAATTGACCTTTGAAAATATGCCGAGGCCCGATACAAAGAAACGGTCTGCCATTCGAAGTGTGTTTGACGGACAATATAAGTTCAGCAGGTATTTTAATCCTCAGGAACACAACACTCCTAAGACAATTGCCGAAATTTATGAAGTTAATGATGTTGAATTATACGATCTAAAAAGTGATCCACATGAGCTGAAAAACCTTGCTTATGATTCGGAAAACTCTGAACTCCTGCTTACCATGAACAAGAAAATGAATGAATTGATTGCACATGAAGTAGGCGCGGATGATGGCTCATTTTTACCCAATATAGAAGGCGTAAACTGGACCTTTGACAGGTTTGTACTGTGA
- a CDS encoding tRNA threonylcarbamoyladenosine dehydratase translates to MSEGSYYSKMVERNLGILGKERQEKLRNSTIPVFGVGALGSVSAEILVRSGVGGLRIVDIDHFEASNLNRQLHCYNSTLGEHKVDATKRFLLDVNPELRLEEFYVTDDDSIGQMLEGAEVVLMCIDDIIPSIHVARRCMEAGLPMVESVAMPYLNVRVFDKNSVPFETFYGFGTEDMSIEELYNMSTEQKDKLVEELIKTYAGIEGVLSFYNEDGAEKMMGGNFSTFAPMVWMQSAAIALEAVKIILDWGTISYAPDYAMYDPFTHKMLKHVGPEGRK, encoded by the coding sequence ATGTCCGAAGGTAGCTATTACTCAAAAATGGTTGAGAGAAATCTTGGTATTCTAGGTAAGGAAAGGCAGGAGAAGCTTAGAAATTCTACCATACCTGTCTTTGGAGTTGGTGCGCTCGGATCTGTTTCGGCTGAGATACTTGTCCGAAGCGGTGTGGGCGGATTGCGCATTGTGGATATCGACCATTTTGAAGCGTCTAATTTGAATCGTCAGCTTCATTGCTATAATTCTACTCTCGGGGAGCATAAAGTTGATGCCACTAAACGGTTCCTGCTTGACGTTAACCCAGAGCTGAGGCTCGAAGAATTTTACGTAACCGATGACGACTCAATAGGGCAGATGCTTGAAGGGGCCGAGGTCGTGCTTATGTGTATTGATGATATTATTCCTTCCATTCATGTCGCCAGAAGGTGTATGGAAGCTGGCCTTCCCATGGTTGAATCTGTGGCTATGCCGTACCTTAATGTCCGCGTTTTTGATAAAAACAGTGTCCCTTTCGAGACTTTCTACGGTTTTGGTACCGAGGATATGAGCATTGAGGAACTCTACAACATGTCCACTGAACAAAAGGACAAGTTGGTTGAGGAGTTGATTAAGACTTATGCTGGAATTGAGGGGGTTCTATCCTTTTATAATGAGGATGGCGCAGAAAAAATGATGGGTGGTAATTTCTCCACCTTCGCACCCATGGTCTGGATGCAGAGCGCCGCCATTGCGCTTGAAGCTGTTAAGATCATATTGGACTGGGGAACTATTTCATATGCACCGGATTATGCTATGTATGATCCGTTTACCCACAAAATGCTGAAGCATGTGGGGCCGGAAGGCAGGAAGTAA